A portion of the Drosophila innubila isolate TH190305 chromosome 3L unlocalized genomic scaffold, UK_Dinn_1.0 0_D_3L, whole genome shotgun sequence genome contains these proteins:
- the LOC117786697 gene encoding uncharacterized protein LOC117786697 isoform X2 has protein sequence MEQYIVPIEDTQPVYSDLQVVQVPHDEVGSLVLQDDQQLVFNDQQQVVYQTAAPAQYQQPQQNYIIGAELQQQQHPQQQQQEVQQQQQQQQQQVVMHHQHQQVHYQQQQEAQQQQQLHLEQQQQQQQYVQQQQPAIQHTQQIYYTSDQVLQPNTIVQHASMQQLQQQQKKQQQQVLQQQQQYQQQQQHPAYQQQSTALVQTSPQQQQQLLQSPQHQQQTLQLQASPAQQQQQQPQPHQQIVYRMTTTQQQQRQISMLNNTHVIVQQPTGQQVLIQAPQHQELIMRQATAIPQQGINIHSYNNRVVYTTSPQQQQQQQHVLQHVQQQQQQQQQQQQQQQLQLQAQTAHLVHTRVVPQQTGNVVYQQVQMQKSPMQQQQQQQQQQQQQQQPQVVQQPQLVSTATQMVRAPFRGKSPRGGAVIARHPTGTVIATRPALTPTIMRPARPRGGGGGLQTVTGGIVRSVRPQGVRPARTQLVVQASPGGEGPTMQIVTQSQMTKQITITHLGQPGTVTAPGQQMPPRHVYRHLVSDASGNPQQQQPQQQHQQMVVMRQPLRYRSVAAPAPTVAAPAPSNSSSSGSSSSMGLDLEERIQAAVVKKEQQQKPPANLAMQLPTAGNTTLTTYYQPGSAANSSSEEEQQQQTHQQQQQQQQQQPGVRTASGNSMTLAEFKKRQTLATSPAPAATPTAGLTPMRQPTPGTLVRPVPKLSQAVPQQQQHPQTLPQQQQPQQQQQPNAGAARIPQPQQQQRQQQQQQHVAAAAPPQQSSVQQTSHNNYEIHSQHVLNNRAGQPIADRDRNSAKMLVILASGEQRLITFTLPRESCTVQDLLEQVCVPFDNTTTIQCVEHRGANVDFVVTVGFSVNESASELISRAEESLQMNRQQENAAAAAAAAATAAAATTTTPAYTQQQQQQQQQATNAAAAAADQVKRDAATGIAAAPGAAAAAEGPKLIDGYYAVCQSCGFTGVDHAKCERCRRVFQEPPKRMSYVTKSNATAASIAAASGVSSVASSCETSVKTIEKKREIARPNKQLGTGGASSFGPGTSNLRGRGMAMRGGRTRSGRRVAEVDPVVLLSSEDEAEQDEANADGNFAANNAKHNSNGTVHQLPAAFACEPLLPEVDEEALYKDFVRGDVTDQSDTAEGEAFTTELTCKCLRLMPYRFHLTEPISLTSKGLRISGTIPEKDEKFVLHIYKREVIKVIAHFASSEQAQPLVTLYMLKTCAQYVKTQLQLPDDPPNEQFAVKWQGSLHERRLILVFDTISIPARETIKSMFSFVDEISASDAAEIFDRIADSDRKVLDKPTQLPPRQLRPDEQVSLLMYPPKGTGGLCIRMEDYVCLTKESYLNDIIIDFYLLWLRNTLIPEAQRERTHIFSTFFYKRLTTLTRPADMKQTAAQKRHARVQKWTKLVDIFDKDFIIVPINEQSHWFLAIICFPCLKGPVTYDTNQPVEPQQLKRPRGKKVSLQIGNTTITPLSKRETVTLPTMPSEICRIADDESERDEAEGDESDMASEDSENSNQALSKDATSATATPSPAPTPQSSTGPARVTNDDVPAVKQPLILIFDSLAGASRSRVVATLRDYLTCEYKIKKPDAQAHIFNKDNMPGHCVKVPQQNNFTDCGLYLLQYVEQFFKEPIKDYRLPIKQLTNWFDFLTVTKKREDIAQLIQQLMDESNAHQTRLILPVIEFPTLNGQLVEYPEETESAEFEEEEGHEDEDHTSDAHDDSANTEMEVDPPAEELQSQAAAAAKTPTTVTTNSTNTNANVMTGTTGRRFVLKRRLQNGAASGPANNAAESNNNGNGNGNQLVPQLISSPALSNNNNSASGGTLVSNRVTGVGSGSLKIRKIEP, from the exons ATGGAGCAATACATAGTACCGATTGAAGATACACAGCCCGTTTATTCGGATCTGCAAGTGGTGCAAGTGCCGCACGATGAAGTTGGC TCTCTTGTGCTGCAGGACGATCAGCAATTGGTGTTCAACGATCAGCAGCAGGTTGTTTATCAAACCGCTGCCCCCGCACAGTAtcagcaaccacaacagaaTTATATCATTGGTGCcgagctgcagcagcaacaacatccacagcagcagcagcaggaagtgcaacagcagcaacaacaacaacagcagcaggtggttatgcatcatcagcatcagcaggtTCActatcagcagcaacaagaagcccaacagcagcaacaattgcatctagagcagcaacagcagcagcaacaatatgtacaacagcaacagcccgCCATTCAACACACTCAACAAATCTACTATACATCGGATCAGGTGTTGCAGCCCAATACAATTGTGCAACATGCCTCgatgcaacaactgcagcagcagcaaaagaagcaacagcaacaagtactgcaacagcagcaacaataccaacaacagcaacaacaccccGCCTATCAGCAACAGAGCACAGCATTGGTGCAAACCAgtccacagcagcagcaacagctgctacAAAGTccacagcatcagcaacaaacGTTGCAGCTGCAAGCATCGCCcgctcaacagcaacagcagcaaccacaaccacaCCAACAGATTGTCTACCGCATGACGAcaacacaacagcagcaacgccAGATAAGC ATGCTAAACAACACGCATGTGATAGTGCAACAGCCGACGGGACAGCAGGTGTTGATACAGGCGCCACAGCACCAGGAGCTGATAATGCGCCAGGCGACGGCCATTCCACAGCAGGGAATCAACATTCACTCGTACAACAATCGTGTGGTGTACACCACCTcaccgcaacagcagcagcaacaacagcacgtGCTGCAacatgtgcaacaacaacaacagcagcagcaacaacaacagcaacagcagcaacttcaGTTGCAGGCACAAACCGCACATCTTGTGCACACACGTGTGGTGCCACAGCAAACGGGCAACGTTGTCTATCAGCAAGTTCAGATGCAAAAGAGTccaatgcaacagcagcagcagcaacaacaacagcagcagcagcagcaacaaccacaggtGGTGCAGCAACCGCAACTGGTGTCAACTGCAACGCAGATGGTGCGTGCACCATTCCGTGGTAAATCCCCTCGAGGGGGAGCTGTCATCGCCAGACATCCGACTGGCACTGTGATTGCAACACGTCCGGCGTTAACGCCCACCATAATGCGACCCGCAAGGCCAAGGGGAGGAGGTGGTGGCCTGCAGACCGTTACCGGGGGAATTGTGAGGAGCGTGCGTCCACAGGGAGTGAGGCCCGCTCGGACTCAGCTCGTGGTGCAGGCAAGTCCTGGCGGCGAGGGTCCAACGATGCAGATTGTGACCCAGTCACAGATGACGAAACAGATAACCATAACGCATCTGGGGCAACCCGGAACTGTGACGGCGCCTGGCCAGCAGATGCCGCCGCGTCACGTCTATCGGCATCTGGTCAGCGATGCCTCTGGCAAtcctcagcagcagcagccgcagcagcaacaccaacagatGGTCGTGATGCGTCAACCATTGCGGTATCGTTCAGTGGCAGCACCTGCGCCCACAGTGGCTGCACCTGCTCCTAgcaacagcagtagcagcggcagcagcagcagcatggGATTGGATCTGGAGGAGCGCATACAGGCAGCGGTGGTGAagaaggagcagcagcagaagccgCCTGCCAATCTGGCCATGCAACTGCCCACGGCAGGCAACACCACGTTGACCACCTACTATCAGCCGGGATCAgctgccaacagcagcagcgaggaggagcaacagcagcagacacatcagcaacaacagcagcagcaacaacaacagccaggAGTGCGCACCGCAAGCGGCAACAGCATGACGCTGGCAGAGTTCAAGAAGCGTCAGACACTAGCAACTTCACCAGCTccagctgccacgcccactgccgGATTGACGCCCATGCGTCAGCCCACGCCTGGCACGCTGGTGCGTCCAGTGCCCAAGCTGTCGCAGGCGgtgccacaacagcagcaacatccacagacgctgccacagcagcaacagccgcagcagcaacaacaacccaaTGCTGGCGCTGCGCGCATCCCGCagcctcaacaacaacagcgacagcaacaacaacagcaacatgttgctgctgccgcgcCCCCGCAACAATCATCGGTGCAACAGACGTCGCACAACAACTACGAGATTCACTCGCAGCATGTGCTCAACAATCGCGCTGGACAACCTATTGCAGATCGGGATCGCAACAGCGCCAAGATGTTGGTCATCCTCGCCTCCGGGGAGCAGCGTCTGATCACGTTCACACTGCCCAGGGAATCGTGTACGGTGCAGGATCTGTTGGAGCAGGTGTGTGTGCCCTTTGACAACACGACGACCATTCAATGTGTGGAGCATCGCGGTGCTAATGTGGATTTCGTGGTCACCGTTGGCTTCTCCGTCAACGAATCCGCCAGCGAGCTTATCTCCCGCGCCGAGGAGAGTCTCCAGATGAATCGGCAGCAGGAgaatgcagctgcagcagcggcggcggcagcaacagctgctgcagcaacaacaacaactcccgCATAcactcaacagcagcaacaacaacagcagcaggcaacaaatgctgctgcagctgcagcggaTCAGGTGAAACGAGATGCGGCAACGGGAATCGCAGCTGCTCCgggtgcagctgctgcagcggaGGGACCCAAGTTGATCGATGGCTACTACGCCGTCTGTCAGTCGTGTGGCTTCACTGGCGTCGATCATGCCAAGTGCGAGCGCTGCAGACGCGTCTTCCAGGAGCCGCCCAAGCGGATGTCCTATGTAACCAAGTCGAATGCTACGGCTGCTTCCATTGCCGCTGCCTCCGGAGTCTCTTCCGTAGCCTCTTCCTGCGAGACATCGGTGAAAACCATCGAGAAGAAACGGGAAATAGCGCGCCCCAACAAACAGCTGGGCACAGGAGGAGCATCCTCCTTCGGACCCGGCACCAGCAACTTGCGGGGCAGGGGCATGGCCATGAGAGGCGGGCGAACGAGAAGCGGACGCCGTGTTGCCGAGGTGGATCCTGTGGTGCTGCTGAGCAGCGAGGATGAGGCGGAACAGGATGAGGCGAATGCCGATGGCAAC TTTGCCGCCAACAATGCCAAACACAATTCCAATGGCACTGTGCATCAACTGCCCGCCGCCTTTGCCTGTGAACCATTGCTGCCCGAGGTGGACGAGGAGGCGCTATACAAAG ATTTTGTGCGTGGAGATGTTACAGATCAGTCTGATACAGCCGAAGGCGAAGCATTCACCACCGAACTCACCTGCAAGTGTCTGCGTCTGATGCCCTATCGGTTCCACCTAACTGAACCG ATCAGTCTCACCTCCAAGGGTCTGCGAATATCGGGCACAATTCCCGAAAAGGATGAGAAATTCGTGCTGCACATTTACAAACGTGAGGTTATTAAAGTTATTGCACACTTTGCCAGCTCGGAGCAGGCACAGCCTCTGGTCACACTCTACATGCTGAAGACCTGCGCTCAGTATGTGAAGacgcagctgcagctgcccgATGATCCCCCCAATGAAC AATTTGCCGTCAAGTGGCAGGGAAGTTTACACGAGCGTCGCCTTATTCTGGTCTTCGATACGATCAGCATTCCGGCACGGGAAACTATCAAGTCCATGTTTAGCTTTGTGGATGAGATTTCGGCTAGTGATGCAGCGGAGATCTTTGATCGCATTGCTGACTCGGATCGCAAGGTGCTGGACAAGCCGACACAGTTGCCGCCACGACAGCTGCGTCCGGATGAGCAAGTCAGTCTGTTGATGTATCCGCCCAAGGGCACGGGCGGTCTGTGCATCCGAATGGAGGATTATGTCTGCCTGACGAAGGAGTCGTATTTAAATGATATCATCATTGACTTTTATTTGCTCTGGCTGCGCAACACGCTCATTCCGGAGGCGCAACGCGAACGAACGCACATCTTCAGCACGTTCTTCTACAAACGCCTGACGACACTGACGCGTCCGGCGGATATGAAGCAGACGGCGGCACAAAAGCGACACGCCCGCGTCCAGAAATGGACAAAGCTGGTGGACATCTTTGACAAGGATTTCATCATAGTGCCGATTAATGAGCAGTCCCACTGGTTCCTAGCCATCATTTGTTTCCCCTGCCTCAAGGGACCCGTTACCTATGATACCAATCAACCCGTAGAGCCGCAGCAGCTGAAACGACCGCGTGGCAAGAAGGTATCACTTCAGATTGGAAACACAACCATCACGCCGCTGTCGAAACGGGAGACAGTCACTCTGCCGACGATGCCCAGCGAAATCTGTCGCATTGCCGACGACGAGAGCGAACGGGATGAGGCCGAGGGAGACGAGAGTGACATGGCCTCTGAGGACAGCGAAAACTCGAATCAAGCGCTCAGCAAGGATGCCACATCCGCGACAGCAACGCCTTCGCCGGCGCCAACACCTCAGTCATCTACTGGACCCGCCCGAGTCACCAATGATGATGTGCCGGCTGTGAAGCAGCCCCTAATCCTCATCTTTGACTCTCTGGCGGGCGCATCGCGGAGTCGTGTGGTGGCAACGTTGCGGGACTATCTGACGTGCGAGTATAAGATTAAGAAGCCGGATGCGCAGGCGCACATATTCAATAAGGACAACATGCCGGGACATTGCGTCAAGGTGCCACAACAGAACAACTTTACCGATTGCGGGCTGTATCTGTTGCAGTATGTAGAGCAGTTCTTCAAAGAGCCCATCAAGGATTACAGACTGCCCATCAAGCAATTAACGAATTGGTTCGACTTCCTAACTGTGACCAAGAAGCGTGAGGACATTGCACAGCTGATCCAACAGCTAATGGACGAAAGCAATGCACATCAGACACGCCTCATTCTGCCAGTCATTGAATTCCCCACACTCAATGGCCAACTCGTAGAGTATCCCGAGGAGACGGAGAGTGCCGAGTttgaggaggaggagggacACGAAGATGAAGATCATACAAGTGATGCG CATGACGACAGTGCCAACACCGAGATGGAAGTGGATCCCCCGGCGGAGGAGTTGCAGTcacaggcagcagcagcagcaaagacGCCAACAACAGTGACTACAAATTCCACAAACACCAACGCCAATGTGATGACGGGTACCACAGGACGTCGTTTTGTTCTAAAGCGACGTCTCCAAAACGGTGCTGCCTCCGGACCAGCCAACAATGCAGcggagagcaacaacaatggcaatggcaacggcaatCAGCTCGTTCCACAATTGATAAGCTCGCCCGCcctaagcaacaacaacaacagtgcgTCTGGCGGTACCCTTGTATCGAACCGAGTGACCGGCGTTGGAAGCGGCAGTCTCAAAATACGAAAGATCGAGCCGTAG
- the LOC117786697 gene encoding uncharacterized protein LOC117786697 isoform X1, with amino-acid sequence MEQYIVPIEDTQPVYSDLQVVQVPHDEVGSLVLQDDQQLVFNDQQQVVYQTAAPAQYQQPQQNYIIGAELQQQQHPQQQQQEVQQQQQQQQQQVVMHHQHQQVHYQQQQEAQQQQQLHLEQQQQQQQYVQQQQPAIQHTQQIYYTSDQVLQPNTIVQHASMQQLQQQQKKQQQQVLQQQQQYQQQQQHPAYQQQSTALVQTSPQQQQQLLQSPQHQQQTLQLQASPAQQQQQQPQPHQQIVYRMTTTQQQQRQISQMLNNTHVIVQQPTGQQVLIQAPQHQELIMRQATAIPQQGINIHSYNNRVVYTTSPQQQQQQQHVLQHVQQQQQQQQQQQQQQQLQLQAQTAHLVHTRVVPQQTGNVVYQQVQMQKSPMQQQQQQQQQQQQQQQPQVVQQPQLVSTATQMVRAPFRGKSPRGGAVIARHPTGTVIATRPALTPTIMRPARPRGGGGGLQTVTGGIVRSVRPQGVRPARTQLVVQASPGGEGPTMQIVTQSQMTKQITITHLGQPGTVTAPGQQMPPRHVYRHLVSDASGNPQQQQPQQQHQQMVVMRQPLRYRSVAAPAPTVAAPAPSNSSSSGSSSSMGLDLEERIQAAVVKKEQQQKPPANLAMQLPTAGNTTLTTYYQPGSAANSSSEEEQQQQTHQQQQQQQQQQPGVRTASGNSMTLAEFKKRQTLATSPAPAATPTAGLTPMRQPTPGTLVRPVPKLSQAVPQQQQHPQTLPQQQQPQQQQQPNAGAARIPQPQQQQRQQQQQQHVAAAAPPQQSSVQQTSHNNYEIHSQHVLNNRAGQPIADRDRNSAKMLVILASGEQRLITFTLPRESCTVQDLLEQVCVPFDNTTTIQCVEHRGANVDFVVTVGFSVNESASELISRAEESLQMNRQQENAAAAAAAAATAAAATTTTPAYTQQQQQQQQQATNAAAAAADQVKRDAATGIAAAPGAAAAAEGPKLIDGYYAVCQSCGFTGVDHAKCERCRRVFQEPPKRMSYVTKSNATAASIAAASGVSSVASSCETSVKTIEKKREIARPNKQLGTGGASSFGPGTSNLRGRGMAMRGGRTRSGRRVAEVDPVVLLSSEDEAEQDEANADGNFAANNAKHNSNGTVHQLPAAFACEPLLPEVDEEALYKDFVRGDVTDQSDTAEGEAFTTELTCKCLRLMPYRFHLTEPISLTSKGLRISGTIPEKDEKFVLHIYKREVIKVIAHFASSEQAQPLVTLYMLKTCAQYVKTQLQLPDDPPNEQFAVKWQGSLHERRLILVFDTISIPARETIKSMFSFVDEISASDAAEIFDRIADSDRKVLDKPTQLPPRQLRPDEQVSLLMYPPKGTGGLCIRMEDYVCLTKESYLNDIIIDFYLLWLRNTLIPEAQRERTHIFSTFFYKRLTTLTRPADMKQTAAQKRHARVQKWTKLVDIFDKDFIIVPINEQSHWFLAIICFPCLKGPVTYDTNQPVEPQQLKRPRGKKVSLQIGNTTITPLSKRETVTLPTMPSEICRIADDESERDEAEGDESDMASEDSENSNQALSKDATSATATPSPAPTPQSSTGPARVTNDDVPAVKQPLILIFDSLAGASRSRVVATLRDYLTCEYKIKKPDAQAHIFNKDNMPGHCVKVPQQNNFTDCGLYLLQYVEQFFKEPIKDYRLPIKQLTNWFDFLTVTKKREDIAQLIQQLMDESNAHQTRLILPVIEFPTLNGQLVEYPEETESAEFEEEEGHEDEDHTSDAHDDSANTEMEVDPPAEELQSQAAAAAKTPTTVTTNSTNTNANVMTGTTGRRFVLKRRLQNGAASGPANNAAESNNNGNGNGNQLVPQLISSPALSNNNNSASGGTLVSNRVTGVGSGSLKIRKIEP; translated from the exons ATGGAGCAATACATAGTACCGATTGAAGATACACAGCCCGTTTATTCGGATCTGCAAGTGGTGCAAGTGCCGCACGATGAAGTTGGC TCTCTTGTGCTGCAGGACGATCAGCAATTGGTGTTCAACGATCAGCAGCAGGTTGTTTATCAAACCGCTGCCCCCGCACAGTAtcagcaaccacaacagaaTTATATCATTGGTGCcgagctgcagcagcaacaacatccacagcagcagcagcaggaagtgcaacagcagcaacaacaacaacagcagcaggtggttatgcatcatcagcatcagcaggtTCActatcagcagcaacaagaagcccaacagcagcaacaattgcatctagagcagcaacagcagcagcaacaatatgtacaacagcaacagcccgCCATTCAACACACTCAACAAATCTACTATACATCGGATCAGGTGTTGCAGCCCAATACAATTGTGCAACATGCCTCgatgcaacaactgcagcagcagcaaaagaagcaacagcaacaagtactgcaacagcagcaacaataccaacaacagcaacaacaccccGCCTATCAGCAACAGAGCACAGCATTGGTGCAAACCAgtccacagcagcagcaacagctgctacAAAGTccacagcatcagcaacaaacGTTGCAGCTGCAAGCATCGCCcgctcaacagcaacagcagcaaccacaaccacaCCAACAGATTGTCTACCGCATGACGAcaacacaacagcagcaacgccAGATAAGC CAGATGCTAAACAACACGCATGTGATAGTGCAACAGCCGACGGGACAGCAGGTGTTGATACAGGCGCCACAGCACCAGGAGCTGATAATGCGCCAGGCGACGGCCATTCCACAGCAGGGAATCAACATTCACTCGTACAACAATCGTGTGGTGTACACCACCTcaccgcaacagcagcagcaacaacagcacgtGCTGCAacatgtgcaacaacaacaacagcagcagcaacaacaacagcaacagcagcaacttcaGTTGCAGGCACAAACCGCACATCTTGTGCACACACGTGTGGTGCCACAGCAAACGGGCAACGTTGTCTATCAGCAAGTTCAGATGCAAAAGAGTccaatgcaacagcagcagcagcaacaacaacagcagcagcagcagcaacaaccacaggtGGTGCAGCAACCGCAACTGGTGTCAACTGCAACGCAGATGGTGCGTGCACCATTCCGTGGTAAATCCCCTCGAGGGGGAGCTGTCATCGCCAGACATCCGACTGGCACTGTGATTGCAACACGTCCGGCGTTAACGCCCACCATAATGCGACCCGCAAGGCCAAGGGGAGGAGGTGGTGGCCTGCAGACCGTTACCGGGGGAATTGTGAGGAGCGTGCGTCCACAGGGAGTGAGGCCCGCTCGGACTCAGCTCGTGGTGCAGGCAAGTCCTGGCGGCGAGGGTCCAACGATGCAGATTGTGACCCAGTCACAGATGACGAAACAGATAACCATAACGCATCTGGGGCAACCCGGAACTGTGACGGCGCCTGGCCAGCAGATGCCGCCGCGTCACGTCTATCGGCATCTGGTCAGCGATGCCTCTGGCAAtcctcagcagcagcagccgcagcagcaacaccaacagatGGTCGTGATGCGTCAACCATTGCGGTATCGTTCAGTGGCAGCACCTGCGCCCACAGTGGCTGCACCTGCTCCTAgcaacagcagtagcagcggcagcagcagcagcatggGATTGGATCTGGAGGAGCGCATACAGGCAGCGGTGGTGAagaaggagcagcagcagaagccgCCTGCCAATCTGGCCATGCAACTGCCCACGGCAGGCAACACCACGTTGACCACCTACTATCAGCCGGGATCAgctgccaacagcagcagcgaggaggagcaacagcagcagacacatcagcaacaacagcagcagcaacaacaacagccaggAGTGCGCACCGCAAGCGGCAACAGCATGACGCTGGCAGAGTTCAAGAAGCGTCAGACACTAGCAACTTCACCAGCTccagctgccacgcccactgccgGATTGACGCCCATGCGTCAGCCCACGCCTGGCACGCTGGTGCGTCCAGTGCCCAAGCTGTCGCAGGCGgtgccacaacagcagcaacatccacagacgctgccacagcagcaacagccgcagcagcaacaacaacccaaTGCTGGCGCTGCGCGCATCCCGCagcctcaacaacaacagcgacagcaacaacaacagcaacatgttgctgctgccgcgcCCCCGCAACAATCATCGGTGCAACAGACGTCGCACAACAACTACGAGATTCACTCGCAGCATGTGCTCAACAATCGCGCTGGACAACCTATTGCAGATCGGGATCGCAACAGCGCCAAGATGTTGGTCATCCTCGCCTCCGGGGAGCAGCGTCTGATCACGTTCACACTGCCCAGGGAATCGTGTACGGTGCAGGATCTGTTGGAGCAGGTGTGTGTGCCCTTTGACAACACGACGACCATTCAATGTGTGGAGCATCGCGGTGCTAATGTGGATTTCGTGGTCACCGTTGGCTTCTCCGTCAACGAATCCGCCAGCGAGCTTATCTCCCGCGCCGAGGAGAGTCTCCAGATGAATCGGCAGCAGGAgaatgcagctgcagcagcggcggcggcagcaacagctgctgcagcaacaacaacaactcccgCATAcactcaacagcagcaacaacaacagcagcaggcaacaaatgctgctgcagctgcagcggaTCAGGTGAAACGAGATGCGGCAACGGGAATCGCAGCTGCTCCgggtgcagctgctgcagcggaGGGACCCAAGTTGATCGATGGCTACTACGCCGTCTGTCAGTCGTGTGGCTTCACTGGCGTCGATCATGCCAAGTGCGAGCGCTGCAGACGCGTCTTCCAGGAGCCGCCCAAGCGGATGTCCTATGTAACCAAGTCGAATGCTACGGCTGCTTCCATTGCCGCTGCCTCCGGAGTCTCTTCCGTAGCCTCTTCCTGCGAGACATCGGTGAAAACCATCGAGAAGAAACGGGAAATAGCGCGCCCCAACAAACAGCTGGGCACAGGAGGAGCATCCTCCTTCGGACCCGGCACCAGCAACTTGCGGGGCAGGGGCATGGCCATGAGAGGCGGGCGAACGAGAAGCGGACGCCGTGTTGCCGAGGTGGATCCTGTGGTGCTGCTGAGCAGCGAGGATGAGGCGGAACAGGATGAGGCGAATGCCGATGGCAAC TTTGCCGCCAACAATGCCAAACACAATTCCAATGGCACTGTGCATCAACTGCCCGCCGCCTTTGCCTGTGAACCATTGCTGCCCGAGGTGGACGAGGAGGCGCTATACAAAG ATTTTGTGCGTGGAGATGTTACAGATCAGTCTGATACAGCCGAAGGCGAAGCATTCACCACCGAACTCACCTGCAAGTGTCTGCGTCTGATGCCCTATCGGTTCCACCTAACTGAACCG ATCAGTCTCACCTCCAAGGGTCTGCGAATATCGGGCACAATTCCCGAAAAGGATGAGAAATTCGTGCTGCACATTTACAAACGTGAGGTTATTAAAGTTATTGCACACTTTGCCAGCTCGGAGCAGGCACAGCCTCTGGTCACACTCTACATGCTGAAGACCTGCGCTCAGTATGTGAAGacgcagctgcagctgcccgATGATCCCCCCAATGAAC AATTTGCCGTCAAGTGGCAGGGAAGTTTACACGAGCGTCGCCTTATTCTGGTCTTCGATACGATCAGCATTCCGGCACGGGAAACTATCAAGTCCATGTTTAGCTTTGTGGATGAGATTTCGGCTAGTGATGCAGCGGAGATCTTTGATCGCATTGCTGACTCGGATCGCAAGGTGCTGGACAAGCCGACACAGTTGCCGCCACGACAGCTGCGTCCGGATGAGCAAGTCAGTCTGTTGATGTATCCGCCCAAGGGCACGGGCGGTCTGTGCATCCGAATGGAGGATTATGTCTGCCTGACGAAGGAGTCGTATTTAAATGATATCATCATTGACTTTTATTTGCTCTGGCTGCGCAACACGCTCATTCCGGAGGCGCAACGCGAACGAACGCACATCTTCAGCACGTTCTTCTACAAACGCCTGACGACACTGACGCGTCCGGCGGATATGAAGCAGACGGCGGCACAAAAGCGACACGCCCGCGTCCAGAAATGGACAAAGCTGGTGGACATCTTTGACAAGGATTTCATCATAGTGCCGATTAATGAGCAGTCCCACTGGTTCCTAGCCATCATTTGTTTCCCCTGCCTCAAGGGACCCGTTACCTATGATACCAATCAACCCGTAGAGCCGCAGCAGCTGAAACGACCGCGTGGCAAGAAGGTATCACTTCAGATTGGAAACACAACCATCACGCCGCTGTCGAAACGGGAGACAGTCACTCTGCCGACGATGCCCAGCGAAATCTGTCGCATTGCCGACGACGAGAGCGAACGGGATGAGGCCGAGGGAGACGAGAGTGACATGGCCTCTGAGGACAGCGAAAACTCGAATCAAGCGCTCAGCAAGGATGCCACATCCGCGACAGCAACGCCTTCGCCGGCGCCAACACCTCAGTCATCTACTGGACCCGCCCGAGTCACCAATGATGATGTGCCGGCTGTGAAGCAGCCCCTAATCCTCATCTTTGACTCTCTGGCGGGCGCATCGCGGAGTCGTGTGGTGGCAACGTTGCGGGACTATCTGACGTGCGAGTATAAGATTAAGAAGCCGGATGCGCAGGCGCACATATTCAATAAGGACAACATGCCGGGACATTGCGTCAAGGTGCCACAACAGAACAACTTTACCGATTGCGGGCTGTATCTGTTGCAGTATGTAGAGCAGTTCTTCAAAGAGCCCATCAAGGATTACAGACTGCCCATCAAGCAATTAACGAATTGGTTCGACTTCCTAACTGTGACCAAGAAGCGTGAGGACATTGCACAGCTGATCCAACAGCTAATGGACGAAAGCAATGCACATCAGACACGCCTCATTCTGCCAGTCATTGAATTCCCCACACTCAATGGCCAACTCGTAGAGTATCCCGAGGAGACGGAGAGTGCCGAGTttgaggaggaggagggacACGAAGATGAAGATCATACAAGTGATGCG CATGACGACAGTGCCAACACCGAGATGGAAGTGGATCCCCCGGCGGAGGAGTTGCAGTcacaggcagcagcagcagcaaagacGCCAACAACAGTGACTACAAATTCCACAAACACCAACGCCAATGTGATGACGGGTACCACAGGACGTCGTTTTGTTCTAAAGCGACGTCTCCAAAACGGTGCTGCCTCCGGACCAGCCAACAATGCAGcggagagcaacaacaatggcaatggcaacggcaatCAGCTCGTTCCACAATTGATAAGCTCGCCCGCcctaagcaacaacaacaacagtgcgTCTGGCGGTACCCTTGTATCGAACCGAGTGACCGGCGTTGGAAGCGGCAGTCTCAAAATACGAAAGATCGAGCCGTAG